A genomic region of Geothrix edaphica contains the following coding sequences:
- the gluQRS gene encoding tRNA glutamyl-Q(34) synthetase GluQRS produces MTTGRFAPSPTGVLHLGNLRTALASWLSARAAGGRWLIRMEDVDGPRCRRDLGEAQLRDLAALGLVSDAPVVWQSERDADYRAALAALHGAGRLYPCACTRKDLQLLASAPHAEDGLRPYPGRCRGRAWEGFDQALRFQLPDGAVAWEDRLLGLQADDPVVLTGDPLLFRRDGCFAYHLAVVADDGAQGVTEVVRGADLRPVTATQIRLQEALGLPRPAYAHLGLVAAPDGSRLGKRAGALGVEALAGRGIALPEILGWLGWSLGCLERPEACAAEDLIGAFAWSRVPEGEVRVPAAWA; encoded by the coding sequence ATGACCACCGGTCGCTTCGCTCCTTCGCCCACGGGGGTTCTCCACCTGGGGAACCTGCGCACGGCGCTGGCCTCGTGGCTGTCGGCGCGGGCGGCGGGGGGGCGCTGGCTCATCCGCATGGAGGATGTGGACGGCCCCCGCTGCCGCCGGGACCTGGGGGAGGCGCAGCTGCGGGACCTCGCGGCCCTGGGGCTGGTGTCGGATGCGCCCGTGGTCTGGCAGTCGGAGCGCGACGCGGACTATCGCGCGGCCCTGGCGGCGCTGCATGGGGCCGGGCGCCTGTACCCCTGCGCCTGCACCAGGAAGGACCTGCAGCTGCTGGCGTCGGCGCCCCATGCGGAGGATGGCCTGCGGCCCTATCCCGGCCGCTGCCGGGGCAGGGCCTGGGAAGGCTTCGACCAGGCGCTCCGCTTCCAGCTGCCCGACGGGGCCGTGGCCTGGGAGGATCGCCTGCTGGGGCTCCAGGCCGACGATCCCGTCGTCCTTACCGGCGATCCGCTCCTGTTCCGCCGGGACGGCTGCTTCGCCTACCACCTGGCGGTGGTGGCCGATGATGGCGCCCAGGGCGTGACGGAGGTGGTGCGGGGCGCCGACCTGCGGCCCGTCACCGCCACCCAGATCCGCCTCCAGGAGGCCCTGGGCCTGCCGCGTCCCGCCTACGCCCACCTGGGCCTGGTGGCGGCTCCGGACGGCAGTCGCCTCGGCAAGCGGGCCGGGGCCCTGGGCGTCGAGGCTCTGGCGGGCCGGGGCATCGCCCTGCCCGAGATCCTCGGCTGGCTGGGCTGGAGCCTGGGCTGCCTGGAGCGGCCGGAAGCCTGCGCCGCCGAAGACCTCATCGGGGCCTTCGCCTGGAGCCGAGTGCCGGAGGGCGAGGTGCGGGTGCCGGCGGCCTGGGCCTAA
- a CDS encoding outer membrane lipoprotein-sorting protein yields the protein MRRFSLLFLATLPLLAQSGEEILARVDKLRHPWPVFSVELTMKVPKAAQRWKVSARENGDARLDGLSEKEKGRAVLLRGDEMWLLLPGTKRPVKVTPQQRMMGPAAGGDVARTRFREDYSVQAVAEEPLEGQACWRLELAAKRPALSARQVVLWVAKEGSLPQKAEFRLASGRLARTARFGPPVQVHGQPVLSWLEIEEAGGAAVRLTFGNWVRGGVAPGAFDLPGTDR from the coding sequence ATGCGCCGCTTCAGCCTGCTGTTCCTGGCCACCCTGCCGCTGCTGGCCCAGAGCGGCGAGGAGATCCTCGCCCGGGTGGACAAGCTGCGCCATCCTTGGCCCGTCTTCAGCGTGGAGCTGACGATGAAGGTCCCGAAGGCCGCCCAGCGCTGGAAGGTGTCCGCCCGGGAGAACGGCGATGCGCGCCTGGACGGCCTCTCGGAGAAAGAGAAGGGCCGGGCCGTCCTGCTGCGGGGCGATGAGATGTGGCTGCTGCTGCCGGGCACGAAGCGGCCGGTGAAGGTCACGCCCCAGCAGCGCATGATGGGCCCGGCGGCGGGCGGGGATGTGGCCCGCACCCGCTTCCGGGAGGACTACAGTGTGCAGGCGGTGGCCGAGGAGCCCCTGGAGGGCCAGGCCTGCTGGCGCCTGGAGCTGGCGGCGAAGCGACCGGCCCTCAGTGCCCGCCAGGTCGTCCTGTGGGTCGCGAAGGAGGGCTCGCTGCCTCAGAAGGCCGAATTCCGGCTCGCCTCGGGGCGGCTGGCTCGCACGGCCCGCTTCGGCCCGCCAGTCCAGGTCCACGGCCAGCCCGTGCTGTCGTGGCTGGAGATCGAGGAGGCCGGCGGGGCCGCGGTCAGGCTGACCTTCGGGAACTGGGTCCGGGGCGGGGTGGCGCCGGGGGCCTTCGACCTCCCCGGCACCGACCGGTGA
- a CDS encoding deoxyhypusine synthase family protein, which translates to MSTPKLGPVGSYVKQHFRHFNAAALIDAAEGYRVYLEQGGKMMVTLGGAMSTAELGLSFAEMIRQDKVHLIVCTGANLEEDIFNLVAHDFYERVPHYRDLTPQDEKALLDRHMNRVTDTCIPEMEAMRRMEKAMLEVWMEADAKGERYFPHEFLQKVLKSGKYKEYYQIDPKHSWMLAALEKNVPIVVPGWEDSTLGNMFAAAVIRGDVKNVHTVRTGIEYMTWLAKHYQEVTKTSTLGMFQIAGGISGDFPICVVPMLHQDLELTEVPLWGYFCQISDSTTSYGSYSGAVPNEKITWGKLGIDTPKFIIESDATIVAPLVFAYLLGW; encoded by the coding sequence ATGTCCACGCCCAAGCTCGGTCCCGTCGGCAGCTATGTGAAGCAGCATTTCCGGCACTTCAACGCCGCGGCCCTGATCGACGCCGCCGAGGGCTACCGGGTCTACCTGGAGCAGGGCGGGAAGATGATGGTGACGCTGGGCGGCGCCATGAGCACCGCCGAGCTGGGCCTCTCCTTCGCCGAGATGATCCGCCAGGACAAGGTGCACCTCATCGTCTGCACCGGCGCCAACCTGGAAGAGGACATCTTCAACCTGGTGGCCCACGACTTCTACGAGCGCGTGCCCCACTACCGGGACCTGACGCCCCAGGACGAGAAGGCCCTCCTGGACCGCCACATGAACCGCGTGACCGACACCTGCATCCCCGAGATGGAGGCCATGCGCCGCATGGAGAAGGCCATGCTCGAGGTGTGGATGGAGGCCGACGCCAAGGGTGAGCGCTACTTCCCCCACGAGTTCCTCCAGAAGGTGCTGAAGAGCGGGAAATACAAGGAGTACTACCAGATCGACCCCAAGCACAGCTGGATGCTCGCCGCCCTCGAGAAGAACGTGCCCATCGTGGTGCCGGGCTGGGAGGACAGCACCCTGGGCAACATGTTCGCCGCCGCCGTCATCCGCGGGGATGTGAAGAACGTCCACACCGTGCGCACCGGCATCGAGTACATGACCTGGCTCGCCAAGCACTATCAGGAGGTCACCAAGACCTCGACGCTGGGCATGTTCCAGATCGCCGGCGGCATCTCCGGCGACTTCCCCATCTGCGTGGTACCCATGCTGCACCAGGATCTGGAGCTGACGGAAGTGCCGCTCTGGGGCTACTTCTGCCAGATCAGCGACTCGACCACCAGCTACGGCTCGTACTCGGGCGCCGTGCCCAACGAGAAGATCACCTGGGGCAAGCTGGGCATCGACACCCCGAAGTTCATCATCGAGAGCGACGCCACCATCGTGGCCCCCCTGGTCTTCGCGTACCTGCTGGGGTGGTAG
- a CDS encoding DUF5329 domain-containing protein, which yields MIPVLLLAAPAPTPEAQKIEALIQAVAALEGAVFIRNGTEHTPKEAADHLRLKWRNAGRRVKTAPDFIQYCATGSSLSGRPYEIRLKDGRTVLARDWLWTELKRMEAKP from the coding sequence ATGATCCCCGTGCTCCTCCTCGCCGCCCCCGCCCCGACGCCCGAGGCCCAGAAGATCGAGGCTCTCATCCAGGCCGTGGCGGCCCTCGAGGGCGCCGTCTTCATCCGGAACGGCACCGAGCACACCCCCAAGGAGGCCGCCGACCACCTGCGCCTGAAGTGGAGGAACGCAGGGAGGCGGGTGAAGACGGCCCCGGACTTCATCCAGTACTGCGCGACGGGCAGCTCCTTGAGCGGCAGGCCCTACGAGATCCGCCTCAAGGACGGCCGCACCGTCCTGGCCCGGGACTGGCTGTGGACCGAGCTCAAGCGGATGGAAGCCAAACCCTGA